From the genome of Nitrosopumilus sp., one region includes:
- a CDS encoding glucose 1-dehydrogenase: MKLSGKVALVTGGSRGIGFATAKILSENGATVIITAKDQERLDKAVEKIPNSSGITADIKKSDEVKNVISKIVEKFDKLDILVNNAGMFPKIKQLHEIGEDEWNEVLDVNLTGQFRFTKEAIPHLQKTSGSIINISSDAGIKAYQGFNADAYSASKAALILLTKCWALEYSRDKIRVNCICPGVVDTDMTKPFLKTQKDKDFMDNEHPIGRIGQPDEVGKAVLYFASDDASWTTGAILTVDGGESIK; encoded by the coding sequence GTGAAATTATCAGGAAAAGTTGCACTAGTAACTGGCGGAAGTAGAGGAATAGGATTTGCAACTGCAAAAATCTTATCAGAAAATGGAGCAACAGTCATTATTACCGCAAAAGATCAGGAAAGATTAGATAAAGCAGTTGAAAAGATTCCAAATTCATCAGGAATTACAGCTGACATTAAAAAAAGTGATGAAGTAAAAAATGTCATAAGCAAAATAGTAGAAAAATTTGACAAGCTAGATATTCTTGTTAACAACGCTGGGATGTTTCCAAAAATAAAGCAATTACATGAAATTGGCGAAGACGAATGGAACGAGGTTTTAGATGTAAATCTTACAGGACAATTCAGATTTACAAAAGAGGCAATACCTCATTTACAAAAAACATCAGGTTCAATAATCAACATATCATCAGATGCAGGAATAAAGGCATATCAAGGATTTAATGCGGATGCATATTCTGCATCAAAAGCTGCATTGATTCTGTTAACAAAATGTTGGGCACTTGAATATTCTAGAGATAAGATCAGAGTCAACTGTATTTGTCCCGGTGTAGTTGATACTGATATGACAAAACCATTTTTGAAAACCCAAAAAGACAAAGACTTCATGGATAATGAGCATCCAATAGGTAGAATTGGTCAACCAGATGAAGTAGGGAAAGCAGTACTATACTTTGCATCAGATGACGCATCTTGGACAACAGGTGCTATACTGACGGTAGATGGAGGAGAATCAATCAAATGA
- a CDS encoding transcriptional regulator yields the protein MFDKNKNQEGGEMVEERNQEDMKTGTISESSNQIGIGELMGKRAKLEEAIDYVGLMIKNLKDKRTLLEKDVGEEAVDIKNLKEKLQKVSEYIDEENQGIEELANKRKQVESEADEVGSIINNLREKLSGVDRIIDEEGSKVRKIKESRESLNE from the coding sequence ATGTTTGATAAAAACAAAAATCAAGAAGGTGGAGAAATGGTAGAAGAAAGAAACCAAGAAGATATGAAAACGGGAACAATTTCGGAATCATCCAATCAGATTGGAATCGGTGAATTGATGGGAAAACGGGCAAAATTGGAAGAGGCGATAGATTATGTTGGTTTAATGATCAAGAATCTGAAAGATAAGAGAACCTTGCTTGAGAAGGATGTTGGAGAGGAAGCAGTTGACATTAAGAATCTGAAAGAAAAGCTCCAAAAAGTTAGTGAATACATAGACGAAGAAAACCAAGGAATTGAAGAGCTTGCAAACAAACGAAAACAAGTAGAAAGTGAGGCAGACGAAGTAGGTTCAATTATCAATAATTTAAGAGAAAAGCTTTCTGGTGTAGATAGAATTATTGATGAAGAAGGCAGTAAAGTCAGAAAAATAAAAGAATCTAGAGAATCCTTGAATGAATAA
- a CDS encoding winged helix DNA-binding protein, translating into MGIMGDILDVTADGGRGGVIVSAISRKANLSHYAVLDKCEKLVEAGLVESVKNDRNRVFLITEKGILFFQEFKRFQGLVESMNLRY; encoded by the coding sequence ATGGGCATTATGGGTGATATCTTAGACGTAACCGCTGATGGCGGTCGTGGTGGAGTCATTGTATCTGCAATCTCTCGCAAAGCCAACCTATCTCACTATGCAGTACTAGACAAGTGTGAGAAATTGGTAGAAGCTGGCTTAGTCGAATCCGTCAAAAATGACAGGAATAGAGTCTTTTTGATTACTGAAAAAGGAATTTTGTTCTTTCAGGAATTCAAAAGATTTCAGGGACTTGTAGAAAGTATGAATCTAAGATATTGA
- a CDS encoding 4Fe-4S cluster-binding domain-containing protein: MKIRLFEIFTSIEGEGILYGTKTLFVRLAGCPFTCFYCDTKESLPLDSGTEYSIEEANRLIDSNLKNQTYKVNFTGGDPLIQHEAVALLAKHIQSKKILTYLESSCFDIDRFNHVLPFIDIAKIEFKTKDSDFVDLKHYEKFIGNTMKCLESSVKANKITYIKVVVSSKTQLNEFEKLVKEIFEIISKDDVDGFIIQPTYGISEPSLEHLLNLYDLVYPYYVGVKVVPQLHKFIGAP, from the coding sequence TTGAAAATAAGATTATTTGAAATATTTACATCGATTGAGGGTGAAGGAATTCTTTATGGTACTAAAACTCTCTTTGTAAGGCTAGCAGGATGTCCTTTTACTTGTTTTTATTGTGATACCAAAGAGTCTCTTCCGTTAGATTCTGGTACGGAATATTCAATTGAAGAAGCAAATCGTCTAATAGATTCCAATTTAAAAAATCAAACATATAAGGTGAATTTTACAGGAGGTGATCCATTAATTCAACATGAAGCCGTAGCATTACTTGCAAAACATATTCAATCTAAAAAGATTCTAACCTATCTTGAGTCATCATGCTTTGACATTGATAGGTTTAATCATGTTTTACCATTTATTGACATTGCTAAAATTGAATTCAAAACAAAAGACTCTGATTTTGTCGACTTGAAACATTATGAAAAATTTATCGGCAATACCATGAAATGCCTTGAATCATCTGTGAAAGCAAATAAGATAACCTACATCAAAGTTGTAGTTAGTTCAAAAACTCAACTAAATGAATTTGAAAAATTGGTTAAGGAGATCTTTGAAATTATTTCTAAAGATGATGTTGACGGATTCATAATTCAACCAACTTACGGCATTTCTGAGCCTTCGTTGGAGCATCTGTTGAATCTATACGATTTGGTATATCCCTATTATGTTGGTGTTAAGGTGGTTCCTCAGTTACACAAATTCATTGGGGCTCCATAA
- the folE gene encoding GTP cyclohydrolase I FolE, with amino-acid sequence MDEKRVKKLVRELIIEVGEDPTREGLRETPERIANMYKEIFGGYDSDSELSVQFSEDSDVVIARDIQFYSMCEHHMLPFFGKIHIAYSPNGRVFGISKLVRLVEKYSKRLQIQERLTKNIADELHSQGVKGVVVLADAEHLCMKMRGVKNDAILSSSAFRGIYENKEEKAGIMSLIRKSSSDLSF; translated from the coding sequence ATGGATGAGAAACGCGTAAAAAAACTCGTTAGAGAATTAATCATCGAGGTCGGAGAAGATCCTACTCGCGAGGGATTGCGAGAAACGCCTGAAAGGATTGCGAATATGTACAAGGAAATCTTTGGAGGATATGATTCTGATTCCGAGCTATCGGTACAGTTCTCAGAAGACTCTGATGTAGTCATCGCTCGCGACATTCAGTTCTATTCCATGTGTGAGCATCACATGCTGCCATTTTTTGGTAAGATTCACATTGCCTATTCTCCAAACGGAAGGGTTTTTGGAATCTCAAAACTCGTCAGGCTTGTAGAAAAATATTCAAAAAGACTTCAAATTCAGGAACGACTGACCAAAAACATTGCTGATGAACTGCACTCCCAAGGAGTAAAGGGCGTAGTGGTTTTGGCTGATGCTGAACATCTCTGTATGAAAATGCGCGGCGTCAAAAACGATGCAATACTTTCTTCATCCGCATTTAGGGGAATTTATGAGAATAAGGAGGAAAAAGCAGGCATAATGTCATTGATCAGAAAATCTTCTTCAGACTTGTCTTTTTAG
- a CDS encoding 7-cyano-7-deazaguanine synthase, translating to MKKAVIVFSGGVDSVCAVSYLKSKYDLYGITFSYGQKGNMEISAAKTFAKKLGLKQHKIIDIGFMKDLYGDSNVLTSAKRKIPTEFEYSIVVPIRNAVFLSIASAWAFTLNATLVVYGAHTGDQYYPDCRPIFAKKLESAFNQGEIDGINSKLRKNIKIWSPYREGLSKKDLLKKGIKSLGDSIFKTWSCYSDKKYHCGICESCNNRKIAFEKAGIKDKTKYLK from the coding sequence ATGAAAAAAGCAGTTATTGTTTTTAGTGGAGGTGTTGATTCCGTTTGTGCAGTTTCATACTTAAAATCGAAATATGATTTGTACGGCATTACATTCTCATATGGTCAAAAGGGAAATATGGAAATATCCGCGGCAAAAACTTTTGCAAAAAAGCTTGGATTAAAACAGCACAAAATAATTGACATTGGATTTATGAAGGATTTGTATGGTGATTCCAATGTTTTGACAAGTGCCAAGAGGAAGATTCCAACTGAATTCGAGTACTCAATTGTTGTTCCCATTAGAAATGCGGTATTTTTATCAATAGCATCAGCATGGGCTTTCACACTAAATGCTACACTGGTTGTATATGGTGCCCATACAGGTGACCAGTACTATCCAGATTGTAGGCCAATATTTGCAAAGAAATTAGAATCTGCATTTAATCAAGGGGAAATTGATGGAATCAATTCAAAATTACGAAAAAATATTAAGATTTGGTCACCATATCGTGAGGGTCTGTCAAAGAAAGATTTGTTAAAAAAAGGGATCAAAAGCTTGGGAGACTCTATTTTTAAAACCTGGAGTTGTTATTCAGATAAGAAATATCATTGTGGAATTTGTGAATCTTGTAACAATAGAAAAATTGCATTTGAAAAAGCTGGTATTAAAGATAAAACAAAATATCTGAAATAA
- a CDS encoding homoserine kinase, whose protein sequence is MVTKVTVKAPSSTANLGPGFDVFGLAIDAFYDTITLTKTKKEITIITDDKIPTNPENNTAGLVVKNMKKKFKIREGVEIEIKKGVPAGFGMGSSAASAAATAVAFDKLFGLKLDGNALVEFAGSGEKASAGTIHYDNVAASVLGGFVIVKTDPLSVIRVDPPKNLRMCIAVPKIDVPKKKTKVSRGVIPKKIKLTDSVLNLSNAATIVAGFMKKDSELIGNSIKDVIIEPARKHMIPGFMKVKENAIRAGALGVTISGAGPSVIAFSKSSDDLKRISLAMSRGFADADTKCQTVICKPSKGASK, encoded by the coding sequence TTGGTAACAAAGGTTACAGTCAAAGCACCATCTTCCACTGCAAATTTAGGTCCAGGATTTGATGTTTTTGGATTAGCTATTGATGCATTCTATGATACAATCACACTAACCAAAACAAAAAAAGAAATTACGATAATTACAGACGACAAAATTCCTACAAATCCTGAAAATAATACAGCAGGATTAGTTGTGAAGAATATGAAGAAGAAATTCAAAATAAGGGAAGGCGTTGAAATTGAAATTAAGAAAGGAGTTCCTGCAGGATTTGGAATGGGCAGTAGTGCGGCATCAGCAGCAGCAACTGCAGTGGCATTTGACAAATTATTTGGATTAAAACTTGACGGTAATGCATTGGTGGAATTTGCAGGATCTGGAGAAAAAGCTAGTGCAGGAACAATTCATTATGATAATGTCGCAGCTTCTGTTTTGGGAGGTTTTGTTATTGTAAAAACAGATCCTTTGAGTGTAATCAGAGTAGATCCGCCAAAAAATCTTAGAATGTGTATTGCCGTTCCAAAAATTGACGTACCAAAAAAGAAAACCAAAGTATCAAGAGGAGTAATTCCAAAAAAGATAAAGTTAACGGATAGCGTTCTAAATCTATCAAATGCTGCAACAATTGTAGCTGGATTTATGAAAAAAGATTCCGAATTAATTGGTAACTCAATTAAAGATGTGATAATTGAACCTGCTAGAAAACATATGATTCCAGGATTTATGAAAGTCAAAGAGAACGCCATCAGAGCAGGAGCATTGGGTGTTACAATAAGTGGAGCCGGGCCTTCAGTGATTGCATTTTCAAAAAGTTCAGATGATCTGAAAAGGATCAGCTTGGCAATGTCAAGAGGATTTGCAGATGCAGATACAAAATGTCAAACAGTGATTTGTAAACCTAGCAAGGGTGCAAGCAAGTAA
- a CDS encoding GTPase, which yields MKTIFVSGTAGSGKSLLSSKLQDYYSKNGAFAAILNLDPGVESMPYTCDVDVRDHVDYVSIMQQYELGPNGAMVMANDLIASKIDDIQDQVDQVNPDYLIVDTPGQIELFAYRSSGRFIVNNISSDEKTSVFLFDGSLITSPVNFVSIALLATSIRLRLNLPTINVLTKTDLLGDKLKDILQWSTDLKTLESAVGKETDGDTYSLTTNILRGLNTGEFTQGLIPISNVSGEGFLNLEGALSRILNLGEEVED from the coding sequence TTGAAGACAATTTTTGTTTCGGGTACGGCAGGTTCTGGTAAATCATTACTTTCATCAAAGCTGCAAGATTATTATTCAAAAAATGGTGCTTTTGCAGCTATTTTGAATTTGGATCCAGGTGTTGAAAGTATGCCATATACTTGCGATGTTGATGTTAGAGATCACGTAGACTATGTGTCAATCATGCAACAGTATGAACTTGGTCCAAATGGTGCCATGGTAATGGCAAATGATTTGATTGCATCAAAAATTGACGACATTCAAGATCAGGTAGATCAAGTTAATCCAGATTATCTAATTGTAGATACACCAGGTCAGATTGAGCTATTTGCATATCGTTCCAGTGGACGTTTCATAGTGAATAACATATCATCAGATGAAAAAACAAGTGTTTTCCTTTTTGATGGATCTCTGATTACCTCGCCAGTGAATTTTGTTTCAATTGCGCTTCTTGCTACGTCAATTAGATTGCGTTTGAATTTACCAACAATTAATGTTCTAACGAAAACAGACCTTCTTGGAGATAAGCTGAAGGATATTCTTCAATGGTCAACAGATTTGAAAACGTTAGAAAGCGCTGTAGGTAAGGAAACAGATGGAGATACATATTCTTTAACTACAAACATTTTACGAGGTTTGAATACGGGTGAATTTACACAGGGACTAATACCAATATCAAATGTTTCCGGGGAAGGCTTTCTAAATCTTGAAGGGGCATTAAGCAGAATTCTTAATTTAGGTGAAGAGGTAGAAGATTAA
- a CDS encoding flippase-like domain-containing protein: MNWRFVAIPVTLIPIFVIAIQFDIKIDDVLAIGLFPFVGAIVAMMIKLGLQGIKFAYITRKYLGSFDSFFKLVGVRVGSEFIKFTTPMFIGAEFVVIYYLHKKGVKPAKAAWIAIMDIVTEVFAAGLLSIMAGIIALMSGAYVVAAVILATSIIITSLWMVMFFLSSKHAFQVPKVLENIAKRFGKEKGAKAIDQTNTWMEEVCTMSRENLKTPESKKIFTVSFLFSLASWSFYGISFMIIAMGTGFVINAFDSIMAVMGANAIGNLPITIGGSGLAEFGIIAYLNNLDPFAFEITEGIVAWDAVIGWRIATYYVPIVITWLLLVKLALSKIPKSQST, from the coding sequence ATGAACTGGAGATTTGTGGCTATTCCCGTTACTCTGATTCCTATCTTTGTAATTGCTATTCAATTTGATATTAAAATAGATGATGTTTTGGCTATTGGATTATTTCCATTTGTAGGTGCAATAGTTGCAATGATGATCAAGTTGGGTCTACAGGGAATCAAATTTGCGTATATAACCCGAAAATATCTTGGAAGTTTTGATTCATTTTTTAAATTGGTTGGTGTTAGAGTGGGTAGTGAATTCATCAAATTTACAACTCCGATGTTTATTGGTGCAGAGTTTGTTGTAATTTATTATTTACACAAAAAAGGAGTCAAACCTGCAAAGGCAGCATGGATAGCAATTATGGATATTGTAACTGAAGTATTTGCAGCAGGTCTGTTATCTATCATGGCAGGAATCATAGCCTTAATGAGTGGTGCATATGTAGTTGCAGCAGTTATTTTAGCTACTAGTATTATTATTACATCTTTGTGGATGGTGATGTTTTTTCTCTCCTCTAAACATGCATTCCAAGTTCCAAAAGTATTGGAAAATATTGCAAAAAGATTTGGAAAAGAAAAAGGTGCAAAAGCTATAGATCAAACAAACACTTGGATGGAAGAAGTATGTACCATGAGTAGAGAAAATCTGAAAACTCCAGAATCTAAAAAAATATTTACTGTTTCATTTTTGTTTTCACTTGCGTCTTGGTCATTTTATGGAATTTCATTTATGATCATTGCAATGGGAACTGGGTTTGTGATTAACGCATTTGATTCTATCATGGCAGTAATGGGTGCAAATGCAATTGGGAATCTACCGATAACCATAGGCGGTTCAGGTTTGGCAGAATTTGGAATTATAGCATATTTGAATAACTTAGATCCTTTTGCCTTTGAGATTACTGAGGGAATTGTGGCTTGGGATGCTGTAATTGGTTGGAGAATTGCAACATATTATGTTCCAATTGTGATTACTTGGCTACTTTTAGTAAAATTAGCCTTGAGTAAAATTCCAAAATCACAATCCACATAG
- a CDS encoding glycosyltransferase, whose translation MLKIGEFIYPWGSGHYSRMMRLNEALEDHIKEKFEVHFSSKGHVYNKLLKRFPDQKEKIHEILMPTPIDGKFGPSISMSLMNILLPVSNNPSLIKQIVSYLKEERKLYDNEKFDLVINDGDMGSNILAKNRSIPSLFITNQFKPKLYNSRSYLYPSLIFVAKQIAKASKILVADSPPPYTMCEYNLNFTKEVKEKIIYVGHFTNGKRIKKEEKSDLEKLVKDNEFGYWMRTGNKSTNDGTGQRYEEVFHNDDMKKEKRIVSHARNDPSIDSVLGKDGRKYSISEAFDKKIDWIQIDVGYLSEQEKDVILGLCKYAVVNGSHTVMGEIMGGKSKPIIGIPIYDEHTNNIKWAEEKNLGVLAIKTSQVTRGISRIKENYANFEDNLNVFSRNFIPNGAENSAKIAALSIDEKK comes from the coding sequence GTGCTCAAAATAGGAGAATTCATCTATCCATGGGGAAGTGGTCATTATTCACGAATGATGAGATTGAATGAAGCTTTAGAAGATCATATTAAAGAAAAATTCGAGGTGCATTTTTCTAGCAAGGGCCATGTTTATAACAAATTGTTAAAAAGATTTCCTGATCAAAAAGAAAAAATCCATGAGATTTTGATGCCAACACCAATTGATGGTAAATTCGGTCCAAGTATTTCAATGTCACTAATGAACATATTATTGCCAGTTTCAAATAATCCATCGCTAATAAAACAAATTGTAAGTTATTTGAAAGAGGAAAGAAAGCTATACGACAATGAGAAATTTGATCTAGTGATCAATGATGGCGATATGGGCTCAAATATTCTAGCAAAGAATCGCAGTATTCCAAGCTTGTTTATAACAAATCAATTTAAACCAAAATTATACAACTCAAGATCATACCTTTATCCGTCATTAATTTTTGTAGCAAAACAAATTGCCAAAGCATCAAAAATTCTTGTTGCAGATTCGCCTCCACCATATACAATGTGTGAATATAATCTTAATTTTACAAAAGAAGTTAAGGAAAAAATAATTTATGTTGGACACTTTACCAATGGCAAACGGATTAAGAAAGAAGAAAAATCTGATCTTGAAAAATTAGTTAAAGACAATGAATTTGGATACTGGATGAGAACTGGAAACAAATCTACAAATGATGGCACCGGTCAGAGGTATGAAGAAGTATTTCACAACGATGATATGAAGAAAGAAAAGAGAATTGTTTCACATGCAAGAAACGATCCCAGCATAGATTCGGTATTGGGAAAAGATGGGCGGAAATATTCGATATCAGAGGCTTTTGATAAAAAAATTGATTGGATCCAAATTGACGTGGGCTATCTATCAGAGCAAGAAAAGGATGTGATTCTAGGTTTATGTAAATATGCTGTTGTCAACGGTTCTCATACAGTGATGGGTGAAATCATGGGCGGAAAATCAAAGCCAATTATTGGAATTCCCATTTATGATGAACATACAAACAACATCAAATGGGCAGAAGAAAAAAACTTGGGCGTATTAGCAATCAAAACAAGTCAGGTAACTCGAGGCATATCCAGAATTAAAGAGAACTATGCTAATTTTGAAGATAATTTGAACGTATTCTCAAGGAACTTTATTCCAAATGGAGCAGAAAATTCTGCAAAGATTGCAGCTTTATCCATTGATGAAAAGAAATAA
- a CDS encoding thiamine biosynthesis protein: protein MNKISYVVVFPTIFSKNKIPQLISNIKKILKVKNQQFRSVKRDGSVILVDANDPVFASTAINLLFGIEKIAIARQIRNEFQGIVSEITSIGGNLLLKGEKFLVKVEGISKGFVTKDVEIAATSNIIEKKLNLGAHPGTNDKFDKLLYTYLTKNNAYICIFSDEGQGGIPYKLQSQQTICAIYDEISAVSCFETIKQGYDVKIIICYRQTSELMNLAKMINQIIPRLLQESVEFEFLHLKISSNGIKNYLIYVNSILEILLQYPNSRVSLALSPLIFSTNFIDNSLKRVFEKRKIPILPLAGVDINLFDDAKEIGLERNFKKMEKMITITSNEIPAFAKKDTDDAVKAKIKIKIQAGPNNIHDILDSLENH, encoded by the coding sequence ATGAACAAAATATCCTATGTTGTTGTTTTTCCAACAATATTTTCAAAAAACAAGATTCCACAACTTATTTCAAATATCAAAAAAATTCTAAAGGTAAAAAATCAGCAATTTAGATCTGTCAAACGAGATGGCAGTGTCATTTTAGTCGATGCAAATGATCCTGTGTTTGCATCAACCGCAATCAATCTACTTTTTGGAATTGAGAAAATAGCAATTGCAAGACAAATAAGAAATGAATTTCAAGGTATTGTTTCTGAAATAACCTCAATTGGAGGCAATTTACTGTTAAAGGGAGAAAAATTTTTAGTGAAAGTGGAAGGAATATCAAAAGGATTTGTAACTAAAGATGTTGAAATTGCAGCAACATCAAACATCATAGAAAAAAAATTAAATCTTGGAGCTCATCCTGGAACCAATGATAAATTTGATAAATTGCTGTATACATATTTAACAAAAAATAATGCATACATCTGTATTTTTTCGGATGAAGGGCAAGGGGGAATTCCATATAAATTGCAAAGTCAGCAAACTATTTGCGCAATATATGATGAAATTTCTGCGGTTTCTTGTTTTGAGACAATTAAACAAGGTTACGATGTAAAAATAATAATCTGTTATCGACAAACATCCGAATTGATGAATCTTGCAAAAATGATTAATCAAATAATCCCAAGACTATTACAAGAAAGTGTCGAGTTTGAATTTTTACATCTGAAAATTAGTTCTAACGGAATCAAAAATTATTTGATCTATGTTAATTCAATATTAGAAATTTTATTGCAATATCCAAACAGTAGAGTGTCACTGGCGTTATCTCCATTGATCTTCTCTACAAATTTTATTGATAATTCATTAAAACGAGTATTTGAAAAAAGGAAGATCCCCATACTGCCACTTGCTGGAGTTGACATTAATTTGTTCGATGATGCAAAGGAGATCGGGTTAGAAAGGAATTTCAAAAAAATGGAAAAAATGATTACAATTACTTCAAACGAAATTCCTGCTTTTGCAAAAAAAGATACAGATGACGCCGTCAAAGCGAAGATAAAAATCAAAATCCAGGCAGGACCCAACAATATTCATGACATTTTAGATTCATTAGAAAATCATTGA
- a CDS encoding phosphoadenylyl-sulfate reductase: protein MTRFTQKQVDDLNSKIKTTEEALEWVSVNLHPKVAKASSFGAEDAVVMDIMLKINPKFRFFTLDTGRLPQETYDIIDIVRKKYNISIEVLFPDTKEVEDMVQEKGMNLFYDSIDNRKLCCKIRKVNPMNEILSTLDGWITGLRRDQTTNRENVTIFQLDHGHGGILKINPIVDWTWNQIQEYVKKNNLPYNSLLDKGYPSIGCEPCTRAIKKGEDIRAGRWWWEQGGNKECGLHIDHHE from the coding sequence GTGACAAGATTTACACAAAAGCAAGTAGATGATCTTAATTCAAAAATAAAAACTACTGAAGAAGCATTAGAATGGGTATCTGTTAACCTTCATCCTAAAGTTGCAAAAGCGTCAAGCTTCGGAGCAGAAGATGCGGTTGTAATGGATATAATGTTGAAAATTAATCCTAAATTTCGATTTTTCACCCTTGATACTGGAAGACTTCCACAAGAAACTTATGATATTATAGATATTGTTAGAAAAAAATACAACATCTCAATTGAGGTTCTGTTTCCTGACACAAAAGAAGTGGAAGACATGGTACAAGAAAAAGGAATGAATCTTTTCTATGATAGTATAGATAATAGAAAATTATGTTGTAAAATTCGTAAGGTAAATCCAATGAACGAAATACTGAGTACTCTAGATGGTTGGATTACTGGACTAAGACGCGATCAAACTACAAATCGAGAAAATGTCACAATTTTTCAGCTAGATCATGGGCACGGTGGAATTCTAAAAATCAATCCGATCGTTGATTGGACATGGAATCAAATTCAGGAATATGTCAAAAAAAATAATTTACCGTACAACAGTCTTCTTGATAAGGGCTATCCGAGTATTGGATGTGAACCTTGTACAAGGGCAATTAAGAAAGGAGAAGATATCCGTGCAGGACGATGGTGGTGGGAACAAGGAGGTAACAAAGAGTGTGGCCTTCATATAGACCACCATGAATAG
- the sat gene encoding sulfate adenylyltransferase has protein sequence MTENDSIKPHGGILVNRISKIDPTGLLSIIISEDLANDVENVADGIFSPLEGFLGQQDFESVVSRGRLANDLAWTIPIVLDVDEQTASKMKEAGDVLLKNPDGTGVAVLHVEETYSFDKEKTVQGIYGTNDSSHPGVAKTMSMKDRLVSGKIDYIQRPNDTEIRKNRLTPIQTREAFTQAGWKTICAFQTRNPPHVAHEMLQKTSITTRDGVFVNPIIGKKKSGDFVDEVIVQCYETMIKLYYPENRCRLGTLHTEMKYAGPKEAIHHAIMRQNYGCTHIIIGRDHAGVGKFYDPFAAQKIFDDYPELEISPVFFPPFFYCKKCLTYTTPKACPHDNDVKEQISGTALREMIQNGQPPSEFILRPEVAKIILAHPKPFVD, from the coding sequence ATGACAGAAAATGATTCAATTAAACCCCATGGTGGAATCCTAGTCAACAGAATTTCAAAGATTGATCCAACCGGATTATTATCTATTATAATTAGTGAAGATCTTGCAAATGACGTTGAAAATGTAGCGGATGGAATTTTTAGTCCATTAGAGGGATTTTTAGGTCAACAAGACTTCGAGAGTGTTGTTTCTAGGGGAAGATTGGCAAATGATCTGGCTTGGACAATTCCAATTGTACTTGATGTTGATGAACAAACTGCTTCCAAAATGAAAGAAGCAGGAGATGTATTGTTAAAAAACCCTGATGGAACTGGGGTTGCGGTATTGCACGTTGAGGAAACGTATTCTTTTGATAAAGAAAAAACTGTACAAGGCATCTATGGAACCAATGATTCATCTCATCCGGGGGTTGCAAAAACAATGTCCATGAAGGATCGTCTCGTAAGTGGAAAAATTGATTATATTCAAAGACCCAATGATACTGAAATTAGAAAAAACAGATTAACTCCAATTCAGACAAGAGAGGCCTTTACACAAGCTGGTTGGAAGACAATTTGTGCATTCCAGACCAGAAATCCTCCACATGTCGCGCATGAGATGCTACAAAAGACATCAATTACAACACGTGATGGCGTATTTGTGAATCCAATTATCGGAAAGAAAAAATCTGGTGATTTTGTAGATGAAGTCATTGTACAATGTTATGAAACCATGATAAAATTATACTATCCAGAAAATAGATGTAGACTTGGAACTCTACATACTGAAATGAAATATGCTGGTCCTAAAGAGGCAATACATCATGCAATTATGAGACAAAATTATGGTTGTACTCATATTATTATTGGAAGAGATCATGCAGGCGTTGGAAAATTCTATGATCCGTTTGCTGCACAAAAAATCTTTGATGACTATCCTGAGTTGGAAATTTCTCCTGTATTTTTTCCACCGTTCTTCTATTGCAAAAAGTGCCTTACATACACAACTCCAAAAGCATGTCCGCATGACAACGATGTCAAAGAACAGATTAGTGGAACTGCACTTAGGGAAATGATTCAAAATGGCCAGCCACCTTCTGAGTTTATTCTAAGACCTGAAGTGGCAAAAATAATTCTGGCACATCCAAAACCTTTTGTTGATTAG